DNA from Nitrospina gracilis Nb-211:
GAAAGCCATCCCTCAGGCTGACTTGTCAAAAGCGGCCTTGAATCTTATAAGTTTAATCTCGAATTAAGACACGCGTCATCCAATCTTTTTTTGTGTTCCATCCCGGGAGCGATATATGTCGGATCAAGATTTACAGGTAAAAGTCATCGGGGCCTTAAAGACGGTCATGGACCCCGACTTGCATAAAAATATAGTGGACCTTGGTTTTGTTAAAAACCTCGAAACCAAAGACGGCAAGGTGAAGTTCGACGTCGAGTTGACCACCCCCGCCTGTCCGGTGAAAGAGGAGTTGAAAAACGAGTGCCAGAGCAAGGTCGGCGCCATTGAAGGCGTGAAAGACGTGACGGTCAACATGACCTCCAACGTGCGGCCTTCCGAGCATCAGCAACCCATTCTGACCGGCGTGAAGAATATCATCGCCGTGGCCAGCGGCAAGGGCGGCGTCGGTAAATCCACCGTCAGCACCAACCTGGCCATCGCCCTCAGCCTGACTGGCGCGAGGGTGGGCCTGATGGATGCGGACATCTACGGCCCGAGTATCCCGAAAATGCTGGGCATGCCCATCAAGCCGCCGAAAGGCGCGGACAACAACAAGTTTTTCCCGCACGAGAAATACAATCTGAAAGTCATTTCCGCCGCCTTCCTGACGGAAGAAGGCCAGCCGCTCATGTTGCGCGGTCCCATGCTGGGCGGCATCATCCAGCAGTTTCTGCAGAATGTCGAATGGGGCGAGCTGGACTACCTGGTCATCGACCTGCCTCCGGGCACGGGCGACGTGCAGTTGACCCTCACCCAGCGGGCTCCGTTGTCCGGCGGCGTGATCGTCACCACGCCTCAGCAGATCAGCGCCATCGACGCGGAAAAAGGCGTGAAGATGTTCCGCCAGGTGAAGGTGCCGGTGCTCGGCGTGGTCGAGAACATGAGCTACTTCGTCTGCGACGGGTGCGACAAGAAACACTTTATCTTCCAGTCCGGCGCCGGGCAGAAGCTGGCCGACGATTTCAAGGTGCCGTTCCTGGGCGACATCCCGCTCATCCCGGATGTGGTCACTGGCGGCGACTCTGGCACGCCCATCACCCTCAGCAACCCGGACTCTCCGGCATCGATTGCTTACCGCGAACTGGCGGGGAAAGTCGCGGCGCAGATCAGCATCAACCAGGCCGGTGCGGAAAAGAAAATCGATTCGAGCTTCGAACTGGCCTGGAAAGCGTGACGCCTGCTTCCTGAATTGAATAAAAACCTGAAAC
Protein-coding regions in this window:
- a CDS encoding Mrp/NBP35 family ATP-binding protein; translation: MSDQDLQVKVIGALKTVMDPDLHKNIVDLGFVKNLETKDGKVKFDVELTTPACPVKEELKNECQSKVGAIEGVKDVTVNMTSNVRPSEHQQPILTGVKNIIAVASGKGGVGKSTVSTNLAIALSLTGARVGLMDADIYGPSIPKMLGMPIKPPKGADNNKFFPHEKYNLKVISAAFLTEEGQPLMLRGPMLGGIIQQFLQNVEWGELDYLVIDLPPGTGDVQLTLTQRAPLSGGVIVTTPQQISAIDAEKGVKMFRQVKVPVLGVVENMSYFVCDGCDKKHFIFQSGAGQKLADDFKVPFLGDIPLIPDVVTGGDSGTPITLSNPDSPASIAYRELAGKVAAQISINQAGAEKKIDSSFELAWKA